From the genome of Tachypleus tridentatus isolate NWPU-2018 chromosome 6, ASM421037v1, whole genome shotgun sequence:
AATATTGTGTTGAACTTTCTTAGTCACTAATCCAATGTATTAATAGTAGTCTTAATTCCAGGTAAGTTAAACACAAACCTTTTATGAGTATTATATCAATTGAGGGCCATGAGAAAAGTATAAGATATAACTGTGGGAACAtagctttattttaaacttcCATCAAGAATATAagcatatttaaacattttatcaaacatgaaataaggaaaaaaattgttttgctaATCTTGAGATAGTATTATTTTCAGAAATTGTCATACTGCATTATACAGTAGTAAGAGTTTTGTTGCTACTGTATTTTTCACAGATTTATTGCTGTATTAGCAGCTGTTATGAGTAAGCAGGatatataattacattacatGAAAGGGAtgctattttatgtattttttgttagGTTGAATTAGCACTTTGGGATACAGCAGGACAGGAAGATTATGACCGTCTTCGACCTCTGTCATATCCCGACACTGATGTTATTCTCATGTGCTTTAGCATTGACAGTCCAGACAGCTTGGAGAATATTCCTGAGAAATGGACACCAGAAGTTAGACATTTTTGTCCTAATGTGCCTATAATTTTAGTAGGGaacaaaaaggtaaataaaataaatattttataatttagaattttaaagCTATTATTTGAGCTTTGACTTGTAAATAATGTATGCATAGGACTGCAACATATATAAGAGAAACTTGCTTGTAGTATCTACAATATCAGTGTGTATGCTAGCAATAGCCAAAGTGACttatttcatcttattttctacTTACATTACTTATTGTACCTTAAACTAACTTATCAATTTgaacttctttttttgttttaaccaaCCTGTTGTTAGTTACTCCAAGAATCCTCCAGACTGTGCCAATCATGTAACACAGTCATGGGCTGACTTGCAAGCAGACCGAGTGGATTCTCTCCATGTAGCCATTGGAGTTTGAATAATACAACCTgttgttacatgaaatatttatttgaagttaggATGTTGTGAGCAAGTGGAGCACACGAGCATTAACTTGAGggtttatagttaaaacaaagcGAAAAGACTTGAGACTAGGACTtccaataacactttttatttaagtcatcaaatacttaatatttacacacacacatcattATTCATGTTTATCATAAGCAGTCGTTTAATAATAGTTCATTCTGACACATCATGAAATGGTCAAGGTTTCTTTCTTGTTTATGAACTTCTAAGTTTGTTAGTTAATCAATCTCTTGAAACAGTAGCCCATACTGTAGTGTCGGTCCATTATCCAAGGTTCTTCTTGATTTCAACTTCCAAGTATGCTTAACTCTTTTTAACCTTGATAGTTTCAGTTCAATTCAACTCAAACATACAATGGACAGTTTCTTATCTTTTGTTTATAGCTTGAATGATCTTTTTTAACCTTGCTGGTATCAGTATGTTCCAATATGAACAAATAGCAGATGATTTTCAGTGGCTTTCTCTGAATCTCTGTTTTAAATAACTTCTCTGTTGTCCTTGATAATGTCAGTTCTTCATTAACTAGATATTGTTTGATCAAACAGTAACAGCTTGGTATCATCTTGGagctgtcattattctataaacATCATTGCTTTACACACCaatattttcttgtaatttattacttctgtttattaaaataattatttgaggcATCCAGATATCTAGAGATGCCTCAATTCTGTACAAATAAATGTgacaaaacatagctaataattcaaattttaatattatacaagtttatatttttgtcattttacaaGGAAATATTTCTGAATCCTTAGTTTTCCCCCATTATGAGGATTGTGACATATTCTCTTTAGGTCTTCTCTCTTCTATAAATCGTTTACCGTTCGTCcgagaagtacaaaatttaaagcAAGTTACTCAGTGTAATTTTATCACTGTTTAGGCAAATTTATTaagcataattttcatagccATCAATCTTATTCAGTTATAGAGCCATAAAAGGGAAACCCAGACCCCTTTTGCCACACCTACCTTTCCAATCGCCCTTCTTTCAAAAGTTGTCAGTAATTGTCTGATTTTCTTGCTATATTACTTATATCCAATAGAAATTCAAAGTTGCAATTTGTCAAATGACATGACGTGAATGGGCTTAGCTGAATTCTTGACAGCTATTGATGAATATTTAGAAAGCAAATTGTGATATTTATAGGACTTTGTTTTTTGCTTGTTATTCTGTATTCTTAGTACAATAGTgccattagtgtgtgtgtgtgtgtgtataaataaaaagtatgtttACACATCATTGACAGTTaacagcaaaaagaaaaaaaactagtaagtattttgtttcttgcttttatgtgtattctttacttattataaaagtgtaaaaattaaatttttaggttggataagattagattaggtaaaataaaagtaatgataAATTTTCATGAGATACACTCATGAGTAACTCGtacattatgtaattcaatagcataatATGAACTACACtcatttttttttagtattcacATTTTGTAATGTGATTATTAGTCAGATACAGCTTAGAGGGGTAATAAAGCAATTCAAATATAcacagatgtatactgttatgtttAAAGCCATTTAAGATTAACAAATGTGGATTCATGTTACAGTTTGAAgtaattctaaaaagaaaaaaggataatttagacttcgtttttttgttgttgttttttcttttggtggttacaaggtcagtcaaatttacCAATCTTGTGTAGAGttattaaaaattctaattttctttcattAGTAGTAACTTAGTGATTATTGAAAGCTTGTGAAATTTCATGAATATATACAAGACACAAGTTATATTACCCGTCTGACTCTGTAGTGAGAGAGTTAAGAAGTTGCATTAGAGAAATATTTGCCTATAACAGGAAATTGAATTACTAAATAAGACCTGTAATGTGTAAACTTAGCAGGCACATTATTGTCTTTAAAGTTAAGAAATAGGTTTAGTGTAATAAGAATAAAGGACAAAAGTAGATAAACCACTACTAAATGATTGCTCATTTGTACTGGAGGGAGAGCATCAAAAAATGCTGATCccctttttttcatttgtttgtttttgctataATTTTGTGATGATGCTTTGGGTGAAATGTGGCTATTTGGGACTGCTTTTACTCAATCAACAATACTGATGATGGGCAGGATAAAAAGTAGTAGGAAGCAGTAATAGAACTGTCATCAAGAGTTGATGTAAATGCAAGCATCtgcagttttatgttttaaatgcaGTCATTGTGATTGTTCATGTACACTGCAATAATAATATCTCAAAAGCACAATGGGAAGCAGACAATAAATCTACTAGTAATTCAGAAACAGACATGAGAAGTGAATCTAATTCCAGCTCCTTTTTGGAAAAGTTAACTCTTGATTGGTTGTTACATTTACCATATAGTAAAATTTATGGCCAGAAACACATAGAATGATTCAAGTATGAtggaactttgtagaatggacagcaactgcctgttgtggagacacaagtgtagaggatgaaaGGCACAAAGCTTTCAAAACATTGTCCTCTGCacatgtctccacaacaggcagttgtcgtccattttgcaaagtttcatcatgaatactctgcctaaatagTCTATCAAAGAATTCAAGTATGatgtttttgaaatgttcaaaaaGGTCTTGAGGGTCAGCACAATAAATTGGGACCCCAAAACAATGCCTAAAGAATAGTGACCTTCATATTGTGATGAATTCATTATACCATCCAATTCAGAAACTCTTCATTGTATCACAGCCTTAACAGCAAAGTACAAAAAACATGATACCCATGACATTATTTCATTCAAAGAAACACATCAACCTTTGCCAAATGTGTCTGAATTTAACTATGCCATTACACCTAAAAATGCCAACTGAGAGCTTAAGGTACAACATAAAAATGACACAATGACAATTTCCTCAGAGTTTATCAACTGAAGTCAAGTTTTTCAAATACTATCAAGCAAATGAATAGTCAAATAGCTATTTTCTCATAGTAATTGTATTACCATGCCTATGTTATTTACTGTGCACATCTACTTGAAAACAAAGTGCCATAACTTTGAAAAACTTTGATTCAAAACAGTTTTTGGTTCaagatatgtttaaaaacactgttttcaatagtttctgcatttttaaaattttggtaaCCAACAACACCATAGTAAAAACACCCTTTTCTTGTTGGCTCATTCAAcacatttaaaaaagtttaagaaaacaaattgtaaaaagTTCCTTTGAAAATCCTTAAGTTGTAGAGactgaaatgtattaaaaatggAAACAATTTGCACTAGATATGAtgtatactctttttttttttaaggatgaAAATACACAATCAACATAATAGATTTTTATGAACTCTCATgagattttaaagaaataagtttatGGCATTGCATAGAattaataatgcaacatttaaaaaaatattggaaaACACTGCATTATTCAGCTTCcaaattttttaattaatcttTCACAGGACCTCAGGAATGATCCTCACACAATAAAAGAATTAGCAAAGATGAAACAAAAACCAGTTGCATCTGAAGAGGGTCGAGGAATGGCAGAGAAAATAAATGCTTATGGATATTTAGAATGTTCTGCAAAAACTAAGGATGGAGTTAGGGAAGTGTTTGAAACAGCTACACGAGCAGCATTGCAGGTATATCTtttggttttaacatttttttaataattgaaagAGGTTAAAAccataataaatgaaacaatagtTGTATTGCACTGATGTGAAAAAAATCTTGCAGTTTAATGATGGTCAGTATGCTTTTCTTTACAGTAACAATGTTTTGTAGAAACTTTTAATATTGTGTACTTTCATTTGCTAtactgaaagtaaaaattaatctttttttttaagttaatgtgTGCATGTGTGTCTGTATAAAACCTTTTgtttaataatgcaaaataatgaAGTTATTCCATTCTTAATTGCATGAAATCTACAATTTTAGTATTATGCTTTTGAATTATGCATCAAAACAAATTTCTCTCTAcatttaaaatgcttttatttccagtatataaatgttttcaaggCTGTTATCTTTCATGCTCATTCATTTATCTTTCTAATGTAGATAACAGGTGATGTTTATTTTGTTGCATGTTATTACTGAACAGTCAAGTCTCATTTTGTGATAATATTATATTGGAAAAATTATACACTTGTAGCATTTTTGTCCTGTGAGTTACATCAGAAATATGTAGAAATCAAAATTTTAGTGATTTTTGTCTGATTGAGGTAAAATTTCATGTTTAAGTGGGATCTGCATATAGAAGCTGAATGAGGTATGTGAACGAGTTCTGTTGGTGGTAGAAACAGTTGAGATGTAAAACTCAAGTGCTTCAAAAGTGTTACATACATCAATCCCcttagtgtggattcctgtacctGGTGAGGGGTCCTCCCAGTGAaagttctattctttcagtttacctcctctgggatctaaacatccacccacgtgtttgtcaTGCATGGGGACTTGTGAAGGAGaagagaggattctggtggttgaggagtccaaccctaatGTGCCATtatggccttgaattcctgtagatgggcagcctttgaGTTGACCCTCCATGGTCAaatggctggtccacttgggcaagGTCAGCCAAGTACTactgttggatgttctcaacaggtgttgtagacattgtatctgatgctaatgtttgggtatagtgctttaGGAACCacggcattgctgcagtgtccttgtttggcattgtagtgcatcccctcttAGGGCTTCATGGTGAGTAAGGCCAGTGGGtgccaaaatattccttttttttttattatagatcctccaaaaacttaaataaaatagtgaaaaacagtccacaggtaaatgaccatgttGTGAAGAATCTGAGCAGCAAcctttaacatctgtaacacctatatctcattttcttatactacattctcctTCATACAAACCTTCAGGGTAAATGTCTCccattttcattcagaagggactagaggaacttgctggctctcctaagtcagtaaagaagcttcaatctggtgatatattggtggaaacatccactcctaaGTACAGTGAACTCTTGCATTTGAAGGCCATTGAgtatatacccattgaggttactccccatgctacttatAATTTGTCATAAGAAGTGGTTGtggagagggatttgaagaacatccacTAGTTGGAGATCCTCACTGGTTTTtctacccaaggagtttctgcagtgaggtgtatctccattTGCAAAGATGTAATTaaatgccaaccaatgtcctaattttgaccacgtttacatcaccacgtccaccttcCATCATAAAGGCATGTTATATTAATTGCAAGGTAGTCATAAATTCCAAACCCTCTAAGATGTTTCAAATGTTAGCTGTTTAGTCACCCGAAGACATCATGTTATGGTTCCTTGATATGTGCTCATTGTGTTGTCAAGggccacgatgcctatgagtgtgaaacagttCCTCATTGGATTAATTGTAAAGGCTCTCACCCATCCAATTTTTGTTCTTACCCTAAATGGGTGGAAGAAAGacgtacagcatttgaaaattattttaagcatttcTTACCCTGAGGTTCAAAAGTTACTTTCCACCACTTCATGTCtaatgtatgctgctgcacttcattccactgcaacagtgggagtacagatggatttctctgtgcctctgaaataatcattctcaaaccatatgaaaagtcttttgacctccatggttaagaaagttgatgaatcaacttcagcACCCATCTCTGTTCTTACCATTCATTTCAGCAATCCCCCAGATCCATTTCTTTTGTttctgggtatgggcatttccttgggtatGTCTTCTCTAGCCCCAGgatacaaaacaatcattttttcacatcttcagttgctggaatcttcttccaatgaCAGACCTGCCCATTCAACCCAGGGCAGGTatgggtatgggcatttccttgggtatGTCTTCTCTAGCCCCAGgatacaaaacaatcattttttcacatcttcagttgctggaatcttcttccaatgacagagacctgcccattcaacccagggcaggatacatggaggttgatagacctcactttaataaagacagtaaagaaaaagacaTGGTGGAAAACAGAAGGGATCTCCATCCAATTGACCTATAACTGAATAGAAATAGCCACCTTGGTACAATGGAACTAACAAGGTTTATGTTCTattctggatgacatcaaagcactggtTTATTTTTACCATCTTGTacgtcttttcttacaggaaacatttctgaaacctgctgatacagtcacctttcaacagttttctttgtacagaaatgacaagttgtgtgatggatgagtgcatggaagggtgACACTGTTTgtcgatcagcatgtgcccaccctatctttgccacttgtcacactcttggaggccatagccatccatgtttcttcgggtcataccatcactgtttgctctctctacttgtctcctggagagacctatgatcaatcagactttgatgctctaATTAAACAGTTGCTGTCTCTCTCTTTAATCATaggggactttaatgaacataatcCCCTCTTGGGAGGTGTCACTCCATGGAGTGTATGCTCTCAGATTACAACCTTTCTCTCAAtgctggttcttatacttattttcatgctcctagtcagtcttttattgctattgatctctcaattttctCCCCTTCACTATACTCCCagttttcatggagggttgagaGTAACCCAAGAGGCAGTGATCATTATCCTATTATTTTgagagagagactggccatggtcgatgccaactGACCCGTAtaccctggtggaagctggatcaaacaAGCGTGATTCTCTTTCACTGTTCTtatggaacttgatcctgccattgtttgTAAGCCACcgatagacgactgtgtagcagcagtgactgactgtgttatccaggcagctgcttgatgtattcctaaaactttgatacattttccatgatatcctcattcgtgatggaatcctgcctgctacatggcacGGAAGgttcaaaaacgggcctgggatatcTTTCTGAACACCATGTTAGTGACGTTGTACTTCCAATGGTTCCTGAgataaagttcttggggcttaacTTTAaccataaactgacctttataccacacataaaACAGCTTTGagttaaatgtacaagagcactgaacatcttccgtgtcctctcttctactacttggggagcagattgatggtCTGTGCGAAAGATATATTGTGATgttattcgatcaaaactggtctatggctctgccaggatttCAGTCTTGAAGATGCTAGATCccgttcatcatcaaggactttggctttgCACCGGGGCTTTATGCACTTTGCCAATCCAGAGcttgtacacagagtctcatgaaccacCTCTATACcttcaccatttgcaactgtttttactttatgctttgaaactttgataCTTACCTCATCATCCCACCtggtttttcttcctcagtgggccatgctttttcagaacagatgatctgtcattgttccttttggcctttgtatccaggtgcagttggatgaattgggtctgtccttggataacattgctgtatccactgaacAGCCCATCCAACCATGTCTTATTATCATCCCCAAATGTGAAATTTCTTTGAGTTACCTGAATAAGATAGATACTCCCGATTAGAAGAACCACCTTCTGTTTCCCAagcatctttcaaaccatccttccattcccatttatacggatggttcgaaatcaggtagCTCGgaaggctctgccatggtttggtggttgcatgcagaatccttTCTACaccttctgtgttcactgctgaactgtatgccatttctgtttctatggatcacatagaagctaagcagtactcaaactgcactatttatactgactctcttagttctctactggccctggaatcactccAGATTAGTTTCCACCTTGTTCTTCCTGATATTCTAATCTGATTGGCCCAATTCTCTTTAACATATACTTCTATTCAGTTCTTCTGGATCCCAGGCTATGTTGGTATTCATGGAATGAGTTCTCCGACAacgcagctaagtctgtctgctctggtgctatcattTCTgcacctgttccatacatgactgtagtcctatattcaaggctcagctccatgccagttggcagtggACTTGGattgagcaatgtgaaaacaagatTTTCCAGATAAAATTTCTGTTGGTCTTTGgccattttgtttttgtaaggatcagaaggaagaagttgtcctaactagactacacattggtcattttttgtttgtttttttaatctgggACGGATGCACCACTGTGTGGTCTGTTTGACACTTGGGTCACAATacttcacattttactgtcatgctgtcattacaactctcaacgatggcatcattttaaacatgttttgtcccaaggtttatccctgatgttggacagtgtcattggtgaggGTGACACTTGTccatcttacaaatgtttttaattcataaattagactttgttttttaaacatgattccttttcacaaattaaagtaaaattagttgataagaaattagaaaatggccatgatgtcaaataactgaaaaccaggactggaaaggccaacttctggTGACTAATGCtaatgtttgaacttacccattaATCATTCTGGTGcattatagtaattaaaattatgcaacagaaagtctttaaaaacttgtattactttctCTCCTAGTGCtgtaaactagatttaaaaattggatttaatgctgtTTAGGTTTTTaactcaaaaattaaactttgttttgttttaactttattcttttttacaaattttaacaattttactttgtttaattttttatcagttctgcataaatagcttagttgctttgcaccataaaatgccaaccGACCAACATACCTCAGTATGTGTTATTCACATGATATACAAAACTCCAATGAGATTTTTCAATGATGTAAGTGCTGTCTACAAGAAAATGAGATTTTTATTAGCATGAAATGACCACATTTGATTTATATAGCTGTACAAAAATCACTGTTTAGGAGATAAAACCAATCAAAGGCTAGAATTAGAATCAGAAGTCAAACATTGTGATAAGAGAAATTGGAAGAGGGTGCTCTTCACTGATGAAATTTAACTTCAACGTATTTTAGAATGATAATCAATAGTTGATTTAATGACAGAGAGTAGAATGTTATTCATAGTGAAGTGTGCTGAGTGGAACAATGAAGGTGTGGGATGCATCCCCTCAAGTGGTCAGGAACACAACCTATTGGGCAGGGATTATCTTTCTACCAAGGCTGTTTCCAAGCAtgcaaatacatttatttttttaaattgtttattatgtGAGGCTTGCAAGTTGTCTAAATTGTTGCTGTGTTGATCTCACCTGATCAGATATTTACAAATGTTCTGTCTTGTAATTTCTAAGTTGTTGAATACTGAAAGAATTATATCATCAGttgatattatttatatgtatatatgtgagTGTGGCAGTGACTATTGCTTAGCAGTTATTTGGCTGTTCattcagtaaatgtttttttttaataaaatggcatgaaaatgtacaaaatacTGGCTGGGAAAGATCATTGAACAAGTAATATTAGATAATAAGAAAAGTTATAACTCTTATAAAAGAAAGTTTGGTTTCCTGTCTTTGGGATATAAAATTATAAGAGCCAGAACAATAAGACAAATACAAATTACTGCTTCGTCTTTACAAAGCTTTGTTTGCTTTCTGATTACTTTTTCTTAACACTTTATATAAACAAAGTAACCTAAGGACTGTGTTAAATCATTACCATCAAATTAAAATGCCTTTTAATTaagtttgaattgtttgttttgagtatACAATTCATTATTAAGAATTTCATTGATTAGAAAAAAGCTGAAGATTCAAAGATACATTGTTtgaatta
Proteins encoded in this window:
- the LOC143253043 gene encoding ras-like GTP-binding protein Rho1 isoform X1, coding for MITNPVLSDCTQKMATIRKKLVIVGDGACGKTCLLIVFSKDQFPEVYVPTVFENYVADIEVDGKQVELALWDTAGQEDYDRLRPLSYPDTDVILMCFSIDSPDSLENIPEKWTPEVRHFCPNVPIILVGNKKDLRNDPHTIKELAKMKQKPVASEEGRGMAEKINAYGYLECSAKTKDGVREVFETATRAALQVRRKKRTKCVLL
- the LOC143253043 gene encoding ras-like GTP-binding protein Rho1 isoform X2, with product MATIRKKLVIVGDGACGKTCLLIVFSKDQFPEVYVPTVFENYVADIEVDGKQVELALWDTAGQEDYDRLRPLSYPDTDVILMCFSIDSPDSLENIPEKWTPEVRHFCPNVPIILVGNKKDLRNDPHTIKELAKMKQKPVASEEGRGMAEKINAYGYLECSAKTKDGVREVFETATRAALQVRRKKRTKCVLL